A region from the Oceanidesulfovibrio marinus genome encodes:
- the nifB gene encoding nitrogenase cofactor biosynthesis protein NifB, with protein sequence MTTINPKSERHPCFNKDAKGSYGRVHLPVAPRCNIQCNFCNRRYDCVNESRPGVTSAVLAPAQAARYMDRVLEKEPRISVVGIAGPGDPMANQEETLETIRRLHEKHPDLLFCLSSNGLALEEKLDELAASGVSHITVTVNAVDPAIGEKIYGWVRDGKVVYRGREGAELLLSRQLAAIRKAKSLGMIVKINTILIPGVNDAHVEDIAITMKELGVDILNVLPIKPVAGTPFGDLEEPSGELLRTVRAAVEKHLPLMRHCRRCRADAVGLLDNDRSGEFSSCLKECSSMEIPRYEARTRVAVASHEGLLVNQHLGEAPALQIWTEKDGGFEMIEERATPDIGGGPKRWEALAAQLKDCRALLCAALGRTPREVLEKSGVTVVEMSGFIEQGLEAIYKGGDLSKLMNKKPSACGHACGGSGEGC encoded by the coding sequence ATGACAACGATCAATCCGAAATCAGAACGCCACCCCTGTTTCAACAAGGACGCCAAGGGCAGCTACGGCCGCGTGCACCTGCCGGTCGCGCCGCGCTGCAATATCCAGTGCAACTTCTGCAACCGCCGCTACGACTGCGTGAACGAGAGCCGCCCCGGCGTGACCTCCGCTGTCCTGGCCCCGGCCCAGGCCGCACGCTACATGGACCGCGTGCTCGAAAAGGAGCCGCGCATCTCCGTGGTGGGCATTGCCGGCCCCGGCGACCCCATGGCCAACCAGGAGGAAACCCTGGAGACCATCCGCCGCCTGCACGAGAAGCACCCGGACCTCTTGTTCTGCCTCTCCTCCAACGGTCTGGCCCTGGAAGAGAAGCTGGACGAGCTGGCCGCCTCCGGCGTCAGCCACATCACCGTCACGGTCAACGCCGTGGACCCGGCCATCGGCGAGAAGATCTACGGCTGGGTGCGCGACGGCAAGGTGGTCTACCGCGGCCGCGAAGGCGCGGAACTGCTGCTTTCCCGCCAGCTCGCAGCCATCAGGAAGGCCAAGTCCCTGGGCATGATCGTCAAGATCAACACCATCCTCATCCCCGGCGTGAACGACGCGCACGTGGAGGACATCGCCATCACCATGAAGGAGCTCGGCGTGGACATCCTCAACGTGCTGCCCATCAAGCCCGTGGCAGGCACGCCCTTCGGCGATCTGGAAGAGCCTAGCGGTGAGCTGCTGCGTACGGTGCGCGCCGCCGTGGAAAAGCACCTGCCCCTGATGCGCCACTGCCGGCGCTGCCGCGCGGATGCCGTGGGCCTGTTGGACAACGACCGTTCCGGCGAGTTTTCGAGCTGCCTCAAGGAGTGTTCGAGCATGGAGATTCCCCGCTATGAAGCACGGACCCGCGTGGCCGTGGCCAGCCACGAGGGCCTGCTCGTGAACCAGCACCTGGGCGAAGCGCCCGCGTTGCAGATCTGGACCGAGAAGGACGGCGGCTTCGAGATGATCGAGGAACGCGCCACCCCGGACATCGGCGGCGGCCCCAAGCGCTGGGAAGCGCTGGCCGCCCAGCTCAAGGACTGCCGCGCGCTGCTCTGCGCAGCCCTGGGCCGCACCCCGCGCGAGGTGCTGGAGAAGTCCGGCGTCACCGTGGTGGAGATGTCCGGCTTCATCGAGCAGGGCCTGGAAGCCATCTATAAGGGCGGCGACCTGAGCAAGCTGATGAACAAGAAACCCAGCGCCTGCGGCCACGCCTGCGGCGGCTCGGGCGAAGGCTGCTGA
- a CDS encoding adenylate/guanylate cyclase domain-containing protein, with amino-acid sequence MSIASYLNMQSAVGHLLSLLGKTQHPVPFALQSSVNFIYEDEGGRTGIDIRSKVPSAMLNIMADKIRRHGEHFDTFIMVTPYVPNPEEVGLLHTNYQDIADTLKWLTVDDYAREMGLAEQYDIASPEFQKTLKAASVAMALARPRDTVPGTPSQGQPAASASGPSTPVTPEQVTSILESVRQGRTKIPMEYVHLARKMPPSIIRALMDSQQDSEAFFRIGSAAQDAIIVITDIKNFSALVRTAAPQDLNEALSRYYREAKRLIDQHGGILDKFMGDSVLAVFNYPLRDDSAYHRALAFAANIILLGKQVLGDLQQSMDETIAMGTRVGIASGEIWVLNIGLDDIDLTFVGDKINLAARLEKNCATNGILLSNITRRKLDAASPDLAPQLDPTRRVLQKTAMKGQESDILSWQIDESALGALVEGQ; translated from the coding sequence ATGTCCATCGCCTCCTACCTCAACATGCAATCCGCCGTGGGGCATTTATTGTCCCTGCTCGGCAAGACGCAGCACCCCGTGCCGTTCGCGCTGCAAAGCTCGGTGAACTTCATCTACGAGGACGAGGGCGGCCGCACCGGCATCGACATCCGCTCCAAGGTGCCCTCGGCCATGCTCAACATCATGGCCGACAAGATCCGCCGCCACGGCGAGCACTTCGACACCTTCATCATGGTCACGCCGTACGTGCCCAACCCGGAGGAGGTCGGGCTGCTGCACACCAACTATCAGGACATCGCGGACACGCTCAAATGGCTCACCGTGGACGACTACGCCCGGGAGATGGGCCTGGCCGAGCAGTACGACATCGCCTCGCCCGAGTTCCAGAAAACCCTCAAGGCCGCCTCCGTGGCCATGGCGCTCGCCCGGCCGCGCGACACCGTGCCCGGCACCCCCTCACAGGGACAGCCCGCCGCATCCGCCTCCGGTCCATCCACTCCGGTCACGCCCGAGCAGGTCACGAGCATCCTGGAGTCCGTGCGCCAGGGCCGCACCAAAATCCCCATGGAGTACGTGCACCTGGCGCGCAAGATGCCGCCGTCCATCATCCGGGCGCTCATGGACTCGCAGCAGGACTCCGAGGCGTTCTTCCGCATCGGCTCCGCGGCCCAGGATGCCATCATCGTCATCACGGACATCAAGAACTTCTCCGCCCTGGTGCGCACGGCCGCGCCGCAGGACCTCAACGAGGCGCTCTCGCGCTACTACCGCGAGGCCAAGCGCCTCATCGACCAGCACGGCGGCATCCTCGACAAGTTCATGGGCGACTCGGTGCTCGCCGTGTTCAACTATCCCCTGCGCGACGACAGCGCTTACCACCGGGCCCTGGCCTTTGCCGCCAACATCATCCTGCTCGGCAAGCAGGTGCTCGGCGATCTGCAGCAGTCCATGGACGAGACCATCGCCATGGGCACGCGCGTGGGCATTGCCAGCGGCGAGATCTGGGTCCTCAACATCGGTCTCGACGATATCGACCTCACGTTTGTGGGCGACAAGATCAACCTCGCCGCGCGGCTCGAAAAAAACTGCGCCACCAACGGTATCCTGCTTTCCAACATCACCCGACGGAAGCTCGACGCCGCCAGCCCGGACCTCGCCCCACAGCTCGACCCCACCCGCCGCGTGCTGCAAAAAACCGCGATGAAAGGTCAGGAAAGCGACATTCTGAGCTGGCAGATTGATGAAAGCGCCTTGGGCGCGCTGGTGGAAGGACAGTAG
- a CDS encoding chitosanase, whose product MALTPLDFLIDHERLNNMARQQVSRAEDTSPDQHEFRALVKDLLIQPDSDAMADVLMQDASGAMDSEDAGPDQQALTGAMGLMNLKALSLIKSIDPKQNGPAQLLGTEVRMPITAKRPGATIPAPAPEPLAQVTLASQDSAQLPLMATRSSHFTSNEADRLAKPDPMPMPGDARAERPEQAPLIESASADTPYEVRRPIDRSNRIQNAAATESADSSDSFFGPAEAEAAELKPSPVENLGQSVRMPIRTTYVSSTDFDDLVADKSEVVRRKLRDIGYADVAARGRDITLGTLTARFESGKEGIAAIGYDRMGGTSYGKYQLSSRAGTMSRFIDYLKTEEPAWADRLKNAGPANTRGRRGTMPTEWRAIAAESPERFEALQENFIMKTSYRPALEAIKTSTHLDVADLSHAVQEVLHSTAVQHGANGAARIFSRAVHSAGSPNADGFEKRLIEAVYDRRKRNFGGSTHQVRVAVKARLSREEHMALALLEEGVKKVA is encoded by the coding sequence ATGGCCTTGACGCCCCTCGACTTTCTTATCGACCACGAGCGTCTGAACAATATGGCACGCCAGCAGGTGAGCCGTGCCGAGGACACCTCGCCCGACCAGCACGAGTTCCGGGCGCTCGTCAAAGATTTGCTCATCCAGCCGGACAGCGACGCCATGGCCGACGTCCTTATGCAGGACGCCTCCGGAGCCATGGACAGCGAAGACGCCGGCCCGGACCAACAGGCGCTCACCGGCGCCATGGGCCTCATGAACCTCAAGGCCCTCTCTCTCATTAAAAGCATCGACCCCAAACAGAACGGCCCGGCGCAACTCCTCGGCACCGAGGTGCGCATGCCCATCACGGCCAAGCGGCCCGGCGCCACAATTCCCGCGCCCGCTCCTGAGCCCCTGGCCCAGGTGACGCTTGCCAGCCAAGATTCCGCCCAGCTGCCCCTCATGGCCACCCGATCCAGCCATTTCACGTCCAACGAGGCGGACCGGCTGGCCAAGCCGGACCCCATGCCCATGCCGGGCGACGCCCGCGCCGAACGGCCCGAGCAGGCCCCGCTTATCGAGTCCGCCAGCGCGGACACGCCCTACGAGGTGCGCCGGCCCATTGACAGATCCAACCGCATCCAGAACGCCGCGGCCACCGAAAGCGCCGACTCCTCGGACAGCTTCTTCGGTCCGGCCGAGGCCGAGGCCGCGGAGCTCAAGCCCTCGCCGGTGGAGAACCTGGGCCAGTCCGTGCGCATGCCCATCCGCACCACCTACGTCTCCTCCACCGATTTCGACGATCTCGTGGCCGACAAGTCCGAGGTGGTCCGCCGCAAGCTACGCGACATTGGTTACGCCGATGTGGCCGCCCGCGGCCGGGACATCACCCTGGGTACACTCACCGCCCGTTTCGAGTCCGGCAAGGAAGGCATCGCCGCCATCGGCTACGACCGCATGGGCGGTACCTCCTACGGCAAGTACCAGCTCTCCTCCCGCGCCGGCACCATGTCCCGCTTCATCGACTACCTCAAGACCGAGGAGCCGGCCTGGGCCGACCGCCTGAAAAACGCCGGCCCGGCCAACACCCGCGGCCGCCGCGGCACAATGCCCACCGAGTGGCGCGCCATCGCCGCCGAAAGCCCGGAACGCTTCGAGGCGCTGCAGGAAAATTTCATCATGAAAACCAGCTACCGGCCCGCCCTGGAAGCCATCAAGACCTCCACCCACCTGGACGTGGCCGATCTCTCCCACGCCGTGCAGGAGGTGCTCCACTCCACGGCCGTGCAGCACGGCGCCAACGGCGCCGCCCGCATCTTCTCCCGCGCCGTGCACAGCGCCGGCTCGCCCAATGCCGACGGGTTCGAAAAACGACTCATCGAAGCCGTGTACGACCGCCGCAAACGCAACTTCGGCGGCTCCACCCACCAGGTGCGCGTGGCCGTCAAAGCCCGCCTCTCCCGCGAAGAGCACATGGCCCTCGCCCTGCTCGAAGAAGGCGTCAAGAAAGTGGCGTAG
- the topA gene encoding type I DNA topoisomerase has protein sequence MGKNLIIVESPAKVRTIKKFLGSDYEVEASVGHVRDLPPNKLGVDEEHDFTPEYQVIQGKQNVVSKLKKAAARSERVYLAPDPDREGEAIAWHVAELIKGTNQNIERIQFNEITPRAVREALEHPRTLDGHLYESQQARRILDRLVGYKLSPLLWKKVKRGISAGRVQSVALKIVVEREKERRAFVPEEYWLFKAKLALESQKADEAAAFEAELSKVKGKKPKIGSADEAEALEKDSKANPFSVADVQEKERSRTPPPPFITSTLQQHANQRLGYSAKKTMSTAQRLYEGVDLGDRGVMALITYMRTDSVRIAKDAQDAAREFILDSFGKEYYPPKARHFKTKSGAQDAHEAIRPVDVAITPDSVKADLPRDQLALYRVIWERFVASQMAAAKFWDTTVTVANGDLEWRAKGERLLFPGFLAVTKAGASKSQDLPKLETKDILALLNMNKEQKFTQPPPRYTEASLVRELEEKGIGRPSTYAAIISTLLDRDYARLEDKHFAPTDLGGIVSDLLDQHFQELMDVDFTANMEASLDKVAEGGANWVELLKTFTGGFYDTLAEAAENMASVKQGLPTDIVCEECGKPMVIKFGKAGQFLACTGYPECRNTKNFYRDENGTIQVAPEDLEKPQKVGECPKCGSDLVIKKARTGSRFIACTGYPKCDYAQPFSTGVACPKEGCPGELVEKSSRRGKVFYACNQYPKCDYAVWDWPVPEPCPQCGSKILVRKTTKARGEHLACPDKKCRYTRELEEESETTV, from the coding sequence ATGGGAAAAAACCTGATTATCGTTGAGTCACCGGCAAAGGTCCGGACCATCAAGAAATTTCTGGGTTCCGACTACGAAGTGGAAGCGAGCGTGGGCCACGTGCGTGACCTGCCGCCCAACAAGCTCGGCGTGGACGAAGAGCACGACTTCACGCCCGAGTACCAGGTCATCCAGGGCAAGCAGAACGTGGTGAGCAAGCTGAAGAAAGCCGCGGCGCGCTCCGAGCGCGTGTACCTGGCGCCTGATCCGGACCGCGAAGGCGAGGCCATTGCCTGGCACGTGGCCGAGCTGATCAAGGGCACGAACCAGAACATCGAGCGCATCCAGTTCAACGAGATTACGCCGCGGGCCGTGCGCGAGGCACTGGAGCACCCGCGTACGCTGGACGGGCACCTCTACGAATCGCAGCAGGCGCGCCGCATCCTGGACCGTCTGGTGGGCTACAAGCTCTCGCCGCTCTTGTGGAAAAAGGTCAAGCGGGGCATCTCCGCCGGCCGGGTGCAGTCCGTTGCGCTCAAGATCGTGGTGGAACGCGAAAAGGAGCGCCGCGCCTTTGTGCCGGAGGAGTACTGGCTGTTCAAGGCCAAGCTCGCCCTGGAAAGTCAAAAAGCCGACGAGGCCGCCGCGTTTGAGGCCGAGCTCTCCAAGGTCAAGGGCAAGAAGCCCAAGATCGGATCGGCTGACGAGGCCGAGGCCCTGGAGAAGGACAGCAAGGCCAACCCCTTCAGCGTTGCCGACGTGCAGGAGAAGGAACGCTCGCGCACGCCTCCGCCGCCGTTCATCACCTCCACCCTGCAGCAGCACGCCAACCAGCGCCTGGGCTACTCGGCCAAAAAGACCATGTCCACGGCGCAGCGGCTGTACGAAGGTGTGGACCTCGGCGACCGCGGCGTGATGGCGCTCATCACCTACATGCGTACCGACTCGGTGCGCATTGCCAAGGACGCGCAGGATGCGGCGCGCGAGTTCATTCTCGACAGCTTCGGTAAGGAGTACTACCCGCCTAAGGCGCGGCACTTCAAGACCAAGTCCGGCGCGCAGGACGCGCACGAGGCGATCCGCCCTGTTGACGTGGCCATCACCCCGGACAGCGTGAAGGCCGATCTCCCCCGCGACCAGCTGGCCCTGTACCGCGTCATCTGGGAGCGGTTCGTGGCCTCGCAGATGGCCGCGGCCAAGTTCTGGGACACCACCGTGACCGTGGCCAACGGCGATCTGGAGTGGCGGGCCAAGGGCGAGCGGCTGCTCTTCCCGGGCTTCCTGGCCGTGACCAAGGCCGGCGCCTCCAAGAGCCAGGACCTGCCCAAGCTGGAAACCAAGGACATCCTCGCGCTGCTGAACATGAACAAAGAGCAGAAGTTCACGCAGCCGCCGCCGCGCTACACCGAGGCGTCGCTGGTGCGCGAGCTGGAGGAGAAGGGTATCGGCCGGCCGTCCACGTACGCGGCGATCATCTCCACGCTGCTGGACCGCGACTACGCCCGGCTGGAGGACAAGCACTTCGCGCCTACGGACCTGGGCGGCATTGTCAGCGACCTGCTGGACCAGCACTTCCAGGAGCTCATGGACGTGGACTTCACGGCCAACATGGAAGCCTCGCTGGACAAGGTGGCCGAAGGCGGCGCCAACTGGGTGGAGCTGCTGAAGACCTTCACCGGCGGTTTCTACGACACCCTGGCCGAGGCCGCGGAGAACATGGCCTCGGTCAAGCAGGGCCTGCCCACGGACATCGTCTGTGAGGAGTGCGGCAAGCCCATGGTCATCAAGTTCGGCAAGGCCGGGCAGTTCCTGGCCTGCACGGGCTACCCCGAGTGCCGCAACACCAAGAACTTCTACCGCGACGAGAATGGCACCATTCAGGTGGCGCCCGAGGACCTGGAAAAGCCGCAGAAGGTGGGCGAGTGCCCCAAGTGCGGCTCCGACCTCGTGATCAAGAAGGCCCGCACCGGCAGCCGGTTCATCGCCTGCACGGGCTACCCCAAGTGCGACTACGCCCAGCCGTTCTCCACGGGCGTGGCCTGCCCCAAGGAGGGCTGCCCCGGCGAGCTGGTGGAGAAGAGCTCCCGCCGCGGCAAGGTGTTCTATGCCTGCAACCAGTACCCCAAGTGCGACTACGCGGTGTGGGACTGGCCGGTGCCCGAGCCGTGCCCGCAGTGCGGCTCCAAGATTCTGGTGCGCAAGACCACCAAGGCCCGTGGCGAGCACCTGGCCTGCCCGGACAAGAAGTGCCGCTACACGCGCGAGCTGGAGGAAGAAAGCGAGACGACCGTATGA